The Chloroflexota bacterium genome contains the following window.
GGCGCGGCGCCCGGCTGGCCAGGCGCGACGACCGAGAATACGGCCAGTATTTGAGGGAGGAGCAACGCCGCCAGCCGGGATGCCCCGCCCGTCGAATGCAGCGCCACTTTCGCCACGGGCTGCTAGACTCAGGGGCTGGCCCGCCAGGGAGCGCCCCGTTCCGGGCGCGGTCGCCGGCCAGGGACCTCACGCGGGCAGGAGTGTGTTGCGATGGGCTTCAGCGGCACGGGCAAGATCTGGATGAACGGCAGGCTGGTCGAGTGGCAGGACGCGACCATCCACCTCGCCAGCCACGTCGTGCACTACGGAAGCGGCGTGTTCGAGGGCATCCGCTGCTACGACACGCCACGCGGTTCGGCCGTCTTCCGGCTCGACGCGCACCTGCGGCGCCTGGTCGACTCGGCGCGGATCTACCGGATGGACTATCGCTTCGGGCAGGCCGAGCTGACGGAGGCCACGCTCGAGACGATCCGCGCCAACGGGCTCTCGGCCTGCTACATCCGCCCGATCATCTACCGGGGCTACGAGACGCTGGGCATCAATCCCTTCCCCTGCCCCGTGGACGGCGCCATCATGGTCTGGGAATGGGGCGCCTACCTGGGCGCCGACGCCCAGGAGCAGGGCGTCGACGTGTGCGTCAGCTCGTGGCATCGTCCCGCCCCCAACACCCTGCCCGCGCTGGCCAAGGCGACGGCCAACTACGCCAACGCCCAGCTGATCAAGATGGAGGCGACCGTACGCGGATTCAGTGAGGGCATCGCACTCGACACCAGCGGCCATCTCAGCGAAGGCAGCGGCCAGAACGTGTTCCTGGTGCGCCAGGGGGTGCTGCACACGCCGCTGGCCAGCGACGGCATCCTGCCGGGCATCACGCGCGACACCGTCATCACGCTGGCGCGCGAACTGGGCTACGAGGTGCGCGAGGGCCACATCCAGCGCGAGTCGATCTACGTGGCCGACGAGATGTTCTTCGTCGGCACGGCCGTCGAGGTGACGCCGATCCGCAGCGTCGACAAGCTGGCGGTGGGCGACGGGACGGTGGGCCCCGTCACGCGGCGGCTGCAGAAGGCCTTCTTCGCGACGGTGACCGGCGAGGCGCCAGACACCCACGGCTGGCTCACCTACGTGCCCGCCGGCCAGTAGCCGT
Protein-coding sequences here:
- a CDS encoding branched-chain amino acid transaminase — its product is MGFSGTGKIWMNGRLVEWQDATIHLASHVVHYGSGVFEGIRCYDTPRGSAVFRLDAHLRRLVDSARIYRMDYRFGQAELTEATLETIRANGLSACYIRPIIYRGYETLGINPFPCPVDGAIMVWEWGAYLGADAQEQGVDVCVSSWHRPAPNTLPALAKATANYANAQLIKMEATVRGFSEGIALDTSGHLSEGSGQNVFLVRQGVLHTPLASDGILPGITRDTVITLARELGYEVREGHIQRESIYVADEMFFVGTAVEVTPIRSVDKLAVGDGTVGPVTRRLQKAFFATVTGEAPDTHGWLTYVPAGQ